CGCCGGGGAAAGAGCGGTTGAGGTTGCCCTCGTCGATCGGCGAGGTGCGCAGCCCGGCATGCGCCGCCGGATAATTCGCCATCGGCAGGATGATGATGCGGCCCTTGATGTCCTCGGGCTGCAGGGTGCGGGCCAGTTCCGACAGCGTCACCTGGCCTTCGTACTCGTCGCCATGATTGCCCGACATCAGCAGCACGCGCGGACCGTCGCCATTCTTGATGCAGACCACCGGGATCGGCAGCCAGCCATAGGCGGAGCGGTGCACCGAATGGGGCAGCCGCAGGAAGCCGGTCTGCTTGCCGTCCTTGGAAAAATCGAGCGTGGTCGAGATACGGCTGGGCCGTGTGGCTGTACTGGTTGTCATGGCGGTTTCTTTCAGCCTCCAGGAAATCGGGAAATAATTTAAGACAGTAATACCAACAGCATGTCTGGTTAAGCGGCTTCAAGAGCCTAGGTACTGCGGTAGGTTAGGAGAGAGTCATAGACGTTCCGATGAAATCTGGTCGTTGAACAGCACAAAGTTTTGCCGGATTTGCATAGGTGACGTGTGTTGACATCACGCCGCCACCCCTGCTTTGATCCCCGGTCTCAACGGCAATCACTTAAAACAGCTGTATCTAATTCAGGCAATCATTTGCCGTTGTCTGCGTTTCAGGGTTCCAAGGAGGCTATTTCAGTATGCAACGACGACATCTATTTTCCACCGCGGCACTGGCTGCGGTGTTCTCGGCGGGCTTGCTCGCGGCACCGGCCGAGGCCAAGGAGCTGCGCTGGGCGTTCCAGACCGACACCACGTCCCTCGATCCAATGGGGCACAACGTCACTTTCACCTTCTCCGTGCTGGGCAATGTCTATGAAGGCCTGGTGCGCCGCGGCGCCGATCTGGAGATCGAGCCGGCGCTGGCCGAGAAGTGGGAAATCGTCGAGCCGAATCGCTGGCGTTTCCATCTGCGCAAGGGCGTGAAGTTCCATAATGGCAATGATTTCAATGCCGATGACGTGATCTTCAGCTATCAGCGCATCAACAACCCGGACTCCAACGTGCGCGACCGCGTCGCCGGCGTGACGGAAGTCGTTAAGGTTGACGATTACACGGTCGATTTCGTGACCGAGGTGCCGAATCCCATCCTGATCTCCCAGTGGGAGAGCTTCTTCATGATGGATAAGGAATGGGCCGAGGCCAATGGCGCCACCGTTCCGACCAACACCACCAAGGGCATCGAGAGCTATGCCGGCCAGCACGCCAATGGCACCGGCCCGTTCAAGATCTCCGAGCGCACCGTCGATGTGCGCACCGTGTTCGTGCCGAACACCGAGTGGTGGGACAAGGCCACGCATAACCTGACCAAGGTCACCATGACCCCGATCACCCAGTCGGCGACGCGCGTGGCCGCGCTGCTGTCGGGCGAGATCGACATGATGTATCCGGCCCCGCTGCAGGATATCGAGCGCATCAACAACAACCAGGGCACCAGCGTCGTCAGCGGTCCTGAGTTGCGCACGATCTTCCTGGGCATGGACCAGTTCCGCGACAAGGCGCTGGGTACCAACACCGAGAAGAACCCGTTCAAGGATGTGCGGGTGCGTAAGGCGGTCTATCAGGCGATCGACATCGAGCTGATCAAGAAGCGCATCATGCGCGGCCTGGCCGATCCGTCCTCGATCATGATCTCGCCGAAGCTGTTCGCCTTGGCGGATCAGGTGAAGCGCTGGCCGTACGATCCCGAGGCGTCCAAGAAGCTGCTGGCCGAGGCCGGCTATCCGGACGGTTTCGAGACCCGCATGGACTGCCCGAACGACCGCTATGTGAACGATGCACAGATCTGCCAGGCGATCACCGCCATGCTGGCGCGCGTCGGCATCAAGCTGAATATGCGGGCCTA
This portion of the Oceanibaculum nanhaiense genome encodes:
- a CDS encoding ABC transporter substrate-binding protein; translated protein: MQRRHLFSTAALAAVFSAGLLAAPAEAKELRWAFQTDTTSLDPMGHNVTFTFSVLGNVYEGLVRRGADLEIEPALAEKWEIVEPNRWRFHLRKGVKFHNGNDFNADDVIFSYQRINNPDSNVRDRVAGVTEVVKVDDYTVDFVTEVPNPILISQWESFFMMDKEWAEANGATVPTNTTKGIESYAGQHANGTGPFKISERTVDVRTVFVPNTEWWDKATHNLTKVTMTPITQSATRVAALLSGEIDMMYPAPLQDIERINNNQGTSVVSGPELRTIFLGMDQFRDKALGTNTEKNPFKDVRVRKAVYQAIDIELIKKRIMRGLADPSSIMISPKLFALADQVKRWPYDPEASKKLLAEAGYPDGFETRMDCPNDRYVNDAQICQAITAMLARVGIKLNMRAYPKAQFFADINRGKQDFAIYLLGWTPSSFDSHNVYYNLMSTWNEKTGQGRVNYGDFSDPRIDEITKLILTETDQAKRDKLILEGYQLVKEKAYYIPLHQQAVVWAARDNIELKQRADNQFHFRHVTVK